One window from the genome of Cryptomeria japonica chromosome 6, Sugi_1.0, whole genome shotgun sequence encodes:
- the LOC131051100 gene encoding calcium-binding protein CP1 produces the protein MSSSSSSSSSQNRLFLHPSSISHLRQAFTILDRDKDGKIASSDLHEFFNNLPINHVSEEDVESMMRAADLDHKGYVQFQEFERIITSFMEEEAKNSRKGDRGGFVKFPEKSPLEEIFEVIDRDGDGIISLGDLREFMGVVMQEADLNPTQLIEMMKAAGGSHNSGITKQDFVAMMTAKVLKV, from the coding sequence atgtcctcctcttcttcttcctcttcttcccaaAACAGGCTGTTCCTGCACCCTTCTTCCATTTCCCATCTAAGGCAAGCATTCACCATATTAGACAGAGATAAAGATGGAAAGATTGCTTCTTCTGATCTCCATGAATTTTTCAACAACTTACCCATAAATCATGTGAGTGAGGAGGACGTAGAATCAATGATGAGAGCTGCAGATCTTGATCACAAGGGTTATGTTCAGTTTCAAGAGTTTGAAAGGATCATTACGTCTTTCATGGAGGAGGAGGCAAAAAATAGTAGAAAAGGTGATAGAGGTGGGTTTGTTAAATTCCCAGAGAAGTCGCCATTGGAGGAGATCTTTGAAGTAATAGACAGAGATGGAGATGGGATTATAAGCTTGGGAGATCTGAGAGAATTTATGGGTGTTGTAATGCAGGAGGCTGATCTGAACCCGACGCAACTCATAGAAATGATGAAAGCAGCTGGTGGATCTCATAATTCAGGTATTACCAAGCAGGATTTTGTGGCCATGATGACTGCTAAAGTTCTTAAGGTGTAA